The Sediminispirochaeta smaragdinae DSM 11293 genome has a segment encoding these proteins:
- a CDS encoding solute carrier family 23 protein: protein MKDKIIGVREQPELRRWIPLSFQHVFAMFGATVLVPLLTGLSPSTALFTSGIGTLLYILITGGRVPAYLGSSFAFIPPIVAISGSFGMEYALGAAFCVGIFYLIVAFIISKAGTGWIDRLLPPVVIGTVIMVIGLNLAPTAMDMAMNGPDGSYSFASVTIAVVTLSIAVVSLLVLKGFFTVIPILIAFFGGYLFTLVAGSIWPAFSWIDFSSVKEAAWFGFTAPKIPKFSAVPIITFLLVSLATIAEHLGDTMVTSKVVGKDFLKDPGIHRTLAGDGAATALAALFGGPPNTTYGENIGVMAITRVYSVWVIGGAAVIAIILSFITKVGAIINTVPVPVMGGISMMLFGIIASAGIRTVVESGVDYTCKRNLTISSVILVIGIGGGRIFFPLSESLHFELSGVALATLVGIVLNLILPKTIDSPKEE, encoded by the coding sequence ATGAAGGACAAGATCATTGGAGTAAGGGAACAGCCTGAGCTGCGGCGGTGGATTCCGCTGAGCTTTCAGCATGTTTTTGCAATGTTCGGGGCAACGGTTCTTGTGCCGCTTTTGACGGGCCTGAGTCCTTCGACGGCACTTTTTACCTCAGGAATAGGTACACTTTTGTATATCCTGATTACCGGGGGACGAGTCCCTGCATACCTCGGCTCCTCTTTTGCCTTTATTCCGCCGATTGTCGCGATCTCGGGAAGCTTTGGAATGGAATATGCTCTTGGAGCAGCCTTTTGCGTGGGAATATTCTATCTCATTGTCGCCTTTATTATCAGTAAGGCCGGAACCGGTTGGATAGACCGTCTTCTGCCGCCGGTTGTGATTGGGACAGTCATCATGGTAATCGGCCTCAATCTTGCACCGACGGCGATGGACATGGCCATGAATGGTCCTGATGGCAGCTACAGCTTTGCATCGGTGACCATTGCCGTGGTCACCCTCAGCATTGCGGTGGTTTCCCTCCTTGTGCTGAAGGGGTTTTTTACCGTCATTCCGATTCTGATTGCCTTTTTCGGTGGCTATCTCTTTACTTTGGTTGCCGGCTCAATCTGGCCCGCTTTTTCCTGGATCGATTTTTCTTCGGTAAAGGAAGCCGCCTGGTTCGGCTTTACAGCCCCAAAGATTCCGAAATTCTCCGCCGTTCCCATTATCACCTTTTTGCTTGTCAGCCTTGCGACCATCGCCGAGCACCTCGGAGATACCATGGTGACCAGTAAGGTAGTAGGAAAAGACTTTCTGAAGGATCCCGGTATTCACCGAACCCTCGCGGGTGACGGTGCTGCAACAGCCCTTGCCGCCCTTTTCGGCGGGCCCCCCAATACGACCTACGGGGAGAATATCGGTGTCATGGCCATCACCAGGGTCTACAGCGTCTGGGTCATCGGGGGGGCAGCGGTGATTGCGATCATCCTCTCTTTCATCACCAAGGTCGGGGCTATCATCAATACGGTTCCTGTTCCGGTAATGGGCGGCATCTCGATGATGCTTTTCGGAATCATTGCCAGTGCAGGTATCCGCACTGTCGTGGAAAGTGGCGTTGATTACACCTGTAAAAGGAATCTTACCATCAGTTCGGTGATCTTGGTGATCGGAATCGGCGGCGGAAGGATTTTCTTTCCCCTGAGCGAAAGCCTTCATTTTGAACTAAGCGGCGTTGCCCTCGCCACCCTCGTCGGCATCGTGCTGAATTTGATTCTCCCGAAAACGATTGACAGCCCGAAAGAGGAGTAG